A genome region from Anaerotignum faecicola includes the following:
- a CDS encoding alpha-glucosidase/alpha-galactosidase, translating to NVNIPNTALQIANLPDDAVVETNAVFSLDSIQPIVAGAIPEQVKALITPHVENHERILKAALTYDRSLVCEAFLADPLVKGRASEEEVKTLVNDMIANTINYLPDGWK from the coding sequence GCAACGTCAATATCCCGAATACTGCGCTGCAGATTGCCAATCTCCCAGACGACGCCGTGGTAGAGACCAATGCCGTATTCAGTTTAGACAGCATCCAGCCCATCGTCGCCGGAGCCATCCCGGAGCAGGTAAAGGCCTTAATCACCCCTCATGTAGAAAATCATGAGAGAATCCTAAAAGCCGCCCTTACATACGACCGCAGCCTCGTCTGCGAGGCCTTCCTTGCCGATCCCCTTGTAAAAGGACGCGCATCCGAGGAAGAAGTAAAAACCCTGGTAAACGACATGATCGCCAACACCATAAACTATCTTCCCGACGGCTGGAAATAA